The sequence below is a genomic window from Ficedula albicollis isolate OC2 chromosome 2, FicAlb1.5, whole genome shotgun sequence.
CTGTTGAGTTCAGGTCTGTTCACATCAGTGGTAAACAGGATCTGAGCCGTAGCTTGTTAGCTGTGAGTACATGTTCTCATGATGAGGCTGTGGATCTCATGGCTGACTaaatgctgtgtgtgtgctggtaAGTTGTTGTATCTTGTGTTATGAAATGCAGGGTATTAGTTGAGATAGAGTGGTTCTATAAATATTATGATGAGACAGTCACTAGTCTGAATGTGGTCTATGACAATGAGTAGTGTTAACTAATAATActaattttttcagtgtttttaaaagctgcttgtTCCACTCACATAATTATGAGGAAATACATTATGCGAATTAAATGCAGTTTAGAGAACTATCAGGAAAGCTAGCAATGTAAccattttttgtttggttttttttttcctccctcaaaaGATGAAGTTATAACTTCACATGGTGCAATTGAACCAGATAAGGACAATGTCCGCCTAGAGCCATATTCTTTGCCACAAGGTTTTATGTGGGACACATTGGATCTTAGCAATGCTGAAGTTGTAAGTAGAACAATTTTTATATGTATctaagaaaattaaagtttttttctgattgatATGTGGATAAGtctttggaattttttgtgtgtgttttcagcTGAAGGAGTTATACACACTATTAAATGAGAATTACGTAGAAGATGATGATAATATGTTTAGGTTTGATTATTCACCTGAATTTCTTCTGTGGTGAGTAGCAAGTTCCACATTCTGTTCTGGCTAGAGTGCAATGAAGGGTGTTTTTATTACATCTTCTTAGGCAgtaatttgtaattatttctgtCATCAATTCTAGGGCATTACGTCCTCCAGGCTGGTTACCGCAGTGGCACTGTGGAGTTAGAGTGTCTTCAAACAAAAAACTGGTAGGATTCATAAGTGCCATCCCTGCAAATATTCGTATTTATGACAGGTAAAATGCACCAGTACTTTTGTATTTGTAAAAGAATAATGCCACAACACAAACCTTAAACTGGTATCCATTGCCATACAAGAAGttaaaaagagagaatgagGTGAAGAGCACCAGTATTTATTTAAGGAATTTTCTTAGTAATGGATGATAGAGATAATGCCATACAGTTTTCTGATCCTGCTGAAAAGCATTTATAGTTGATTAGCTGAACTTCTTGGCCAAGTCTTCATGCACTGACAAACATAAAGCATTTTGACACCATATAGCATTGCTTGGATACTACTGCATCTTAAAGTAAAGCAATCAGTTAAGTCTTGATAGAGCTCCGGTAAAGGACTATCCCTCAGAGATAGCTTCCATATTGCACAATTTGTCATTGCAGTCACAATGTCATCGATTAGTGTTTGTTGCAGGTGTACTGTAGCTTCCATATTGCACAATTTGTCATTGCAATCACAGTGTCATCGATTAGTGTTTGTTGCAGGTGTACTTTGTCACAGGcaagtttattttgctttaaattcttCTGTCACAGTATGGAAAACTGTAATTATGAAAATGGAAACATGCAATGTGTAACTCTAATTTTTCCACTCCTTAATGCCTTTTTAGTGTGAAGAAAATGGTAGAAATCAATTTTCTGTGTGTCCATAAGAAACTGAGATCTAAACGGGTGGCACCTGTACTCATTCGGGAAATAACCAGAAGAGTAAACTTGGAAGGAATTTTTCAGGCTGTTTACACTGCTGGAGTGGTACTTCCCAAACCTGTGGCCACTTGCAGGTAACCTAGGTGATGTTCTTAATAATATTGGTTCCTATAACagttattttaaagagaaattaaagtttTTAGTTGTCTAAAAACAGTAAAAGCATAAAATTCAAAGGTATTAAATGTTGTGGCCTTGACTAACCAGAAGACCTGAGTGTTTgtcagtgttgttttttttggtgttggggttttttttccccccttccctcccagtgcctcaaATAAAACAGCTTCTCCGACTAAAATTTAACTTTTGGTTTGTTTAGCATGCTTTAAATAGACGAGCAGATGTTTCTGTTGACCTTCTGGTGGCAGCCGTGCTAGCAAAGACAACATTGTATACCTGTGTCTCTAGAGGCCTatgtccctgctgggacactTTCCTGTGTAATCTGGTTGCTTGCCAGAGATGGCAGAGCATTTCTGGTAATTGTATGATTTGCTTTATTGAAATACTTTCATCTTTCCTGGAGAAAGGAGAACTTTATTGGCATTTGATAAATACAGGAACACTACCATGTGGGAAGAGTTATGgtcaaatataatttcatttccttggAATGGATTTTGTTTCTACTTAGAAAAATTCAGTTCCTGCACTTTTAGTCTGGCTAAAAGTTTAGACTGGTTTAGACTTCTGGAGGACAGAGTACCTTTTGATTTGAAATTGTTTTGTACCTATCCGTACCAAAGATCCTGTAAGTTTCTATAAGGAAtgatgggagggaaaaaaacctgtgctGTGTTAAAATAACCAGAGATGCTCTGTTGCACAATGACCTCTCAGGAAAGGGAGAGCTCCTTCAAATAAAATGCTTAGACATGAGCAGAGGGTGCTGTCtgcacaagaaaataaatgttactgTGTATGTATGATGGGTTTTTCAGGGCTGTGACAAATGCTAAAATGTTTAGCCCTTTGCTTATTCATTCTTTATCAAAAAGCATTCACTTAGATTGAATATACTGTGATAGCAGGCTTGTTTAAAACCTGTATAGCttctccttaattttttttttttttttgttaatcaGCCTTATTATAGACTTAGTACAGGCTTGCTTAGAAACAAATTTGGAGAGTTGAGAAGGAGcaagcaggaaagcagggcaATGGTTGCAAGTGACACTGGCACTTAAAATActctttaatttaaattcattatttgGTTGTATTTCCAGGTATTGGCATCGATCACTAAATCCCAGAAAATTGGTGGAAGTGAAATTTTCACATTTGAGTAGGAACATGACTCTACAAAGAACAATGAAGCTCTACAGACTTCCTGATGTAAGCAGTATGACTTCTAGAGAATCCCCACAGTTATTGTGAGGCCCAAAATAACCTTCCATCTGTCTCTGACAGCACAGGCTTTTCTGTGTAAAGGCAGTGCGTGCAggacattagaaaaaaataatctctggtTGATGAAAAAGACCTTAAGGGCTATACTAAACAGAAGAGACTATTGCTGGAAATCTGGATCTCTAtggagaaaatacaaattttgacCTAAAATCCTTaaacaaaggacaaaaaagcCCAGAAAGCTTGACTTCACAAACATGTGGGAATGAGTTGAAGATGCGTAAGACTATTCTCGGTATGTTTAATCTGATAAGAGATTACTGGAACAGAAAAGCAACAGTTCATGTCTTAAAATTCGCAGAGAAGTCCATCAGCAACTTGGCTGAATACAATCATATTGTTGGTTCCACTctaattctttgtttttctgtactgTCAGAGAGTGTTGTTCTGCATTAAGCAGGCTCAGTAAAAGCCACTTCAATATGTTGTGCACTGTTAGTTTGCATGGTCTAGTAAAAAACAAGTGTTCTGGCTTAGCTAGGGTaagtaaaagtatttttgctACCGTTTTTGAAGGGACTGCAGAATATCCCTTGTACCTTATTTGTAAACCTCTATCTAAAAAACCCCCTTTCTTTTGGTTAAAAGCAACACCTTTTTTCTCACTCACAGTACTTTCTAATGATTTATCCGATTTTGGAGAATTGTGTCTGTTGCTATATTTAACTTGATGCTGCAGATTCTCTTAGTGCTCAGATATTTGAGCAGTAGGATGAGCAGCCCTTGGAATAAAGCACATGCCATGCCTTGATCTGtactcctgctgctgtctgagaGCCTCgtttcctgctctgcctggtgccACCTGTGCCTGCACATGCAGCTTCTCCCTTGCGTGCAGGGCAGCAGTTCGCAGAGCTTAAGAATTAATAACCAAATTAATTGGGTTTTAATCTTGGACAGCTAAATATAGCTTCCATCAAATCTTGAAGACATTTTTAGCAGTCTGAGGAGTGCAACATACAATTTCAAGTGTAGGTTTTGGTGGCAGCTCTAGGAACATTGCTTATGGAAACAACTCAGGAAGTAAATAGTTTAAAGAATAAGGATCTTACTTGTAGTACCAGAGGTGTAACTACAGAGAATAATTAGAAATAGCAATTGTATCCTAATCATTTTCCTTTGTCATAAAACCCAGTTTCAACAGAGAAGTGAATTATGGAAAATAAGTAATACATCATATCTCATGCATAAAATATAGCTGAGGCAAACATGTACTGTACATAGAAGTGCAAATAGAAAACAGTTGCTttcaaaatcagcttttaaaactAAACAATGCAGGAGTCCATATACCTCAggatttctgttatttttagaTTGGATTTGGGAGCTTCTCAGGGGAAAATAAAGACTTAAACTTTGTTCTCACGTTTTCTCTTTAGGTCTTGTGGTTCGAGTTTACTTggaggcctttttttttttcctgagaaaggGATTAATTGCTGTTGAGGctctttttcctcagtttcAGGATGTTATAAACACTACTGTCAAACAAATTTGTCCATTCAGGCCATGCTATCCTGTCCCTCAGCACCAAACACGGTTTCTTGCATTTTAACCTGTTTTCTTAGTGTCCTTGGAATATCATTGCCACTAGGAGCTCATCTCCCTTTAAGAGAATTAATCATTCCTAATCATTTGAACAACCTGAATTAAAAAGGTTTTCAGGTGTAATAAATACTGTAATTAATAAATATCACCCTCTCTAAAAGGCTGTGCGTGTACCTAtagacacaaaaaataaaagtggttgttttttcctaaatgtttaATCTCTTGAGCAAGGAGTTTTCTGGAAGAAGTAAAATTTGTTTAGAGTCAGGACAGGAGTATGTTTGTCTCTGTTGTCTTTTCCTGAACAGCTGAGATCCTGACACTGGACAGTCACATGATTATGGGCTCAGtccagcagagaaacaaattttaaCACAGTTCTATACACTTTCCTCCACCCCTGGGATTACAAATAGTTGCTTACTGGTGGCCATTCTAAGCATTACTGGGGAGAAGAAGAtcttccagcccagctgctttttctccatcCTTCCTGTATGTCAAGTATCTTGACTAACCTATATACCTTCTGGAATAAGggcaattaaaaatatagatGATGTGTTGTTGTGGAGTCAAACCATAGTCCCAGGCTGCCTAGAAAAGCAGGGAGACTGAAATGTAATACACAGGCTAGAGCTGTAGCAAAATGTGCCTTGATTTCTCATCTGACTGCTGACTCCCAGAGCGCGTGAATAAACACCTCCCCCAGAATAATGCCTTTTGCATAATCAGCTACACTCATTTCAGGCTTCCAGTAATCAAGTCTCTACCTGGCTGCTCTTGCAATCGACTTTGCTATGATTAATGTGGTACGTGCCCAAGTATGTAGTTCAGACAGATGAGGCAGGATAAATGGGCACTGAAGAGAGCAAGCATTAGCctccacaaaagaaaatatccagGAAGGCTGGCAGAAGATGGGAAGAAAACTTTAATCACTTTCACTTGTTCAAATAGTAATTGCTTAATACTAGAAagtagtttttttccttttctgatgtttaaagttagaaaaatgactttatttgttaaaatagttttttaatttcaggCAGCTGTAAGTTACAAGAAGTTTTCTTGTTAACAGAATAGCAGTTGTGCTTGTATAGGAGGTTTTTAGCAAGGAAGTTTACAAGGGCTAAAAATAGGTAGAATCTTTtccattaaataatttctaattaaaCTTTATCAGCTAACATTGATGTATAGCTTGACGGTAATTTCCATAAGTTTGAATTGCATGTGTTCTTGTCTTGAGATAACTTCTGATTTGcaagtttctttgttttgtttctatgtCTGGGCCCCAGGTAGTTTAGAAGGAGATAAGAAATAGAttgacctaaaaaaaaaataaaaatacgAACTTCACAAAGTGTAGCAGTTATGTTTTTCTCTGGAGAAATGAAGCTGTTTtcaataatgaaataaaaagattgAAGTGGCCCAGACTGCCTCAGTAATTAGAAGAGAGGGAATTCTGATTGAAAGCTGTTTGTAAAATAGCATAATGAATTAGGTGGCTGGGATAAAGTAGGCTAATAATGCATGCATTATAGCAAGTGAAGTGACTCTACAACCTACTTTTAGcctttgctgtgtttgcagttttcctttcaatgtcttaacatttatttttctttttttacaaagGCCACAAAGACTTCAGGTTTGAGACCAATGGAACAAAAAGATACGAAAGCAGTACAAGAATTAATCAATACTTACTTGAAACAGTTTAATCTTGCTCCTGTGATGGATGAAGAAGAGGTGGCCCACTGGTTCCTGCCTCGGGATCATATTATTGACACTTACGTGGTGGAGGTAAAATACACACTAACGTATATGAATGTGTGTGCGAGTGCCACTGACAGTAGTTCCTATCAGCATCAAGTTTTTGAAATGCAGGCAGTATGAAATATGTGTGTTATAGGTAGAATCTGATACCATGAGTAGAAGCTTTGTTCTTTGTATTACATTGTGTTAAGAAAAAGTTTGGCTGTGATAAACGGTAGTACTATTATAATAGAATATCTTAAAGAAGAATTctgaaatatcaaaatatcaCTATCTTGACAAGAACcctacatattttaaaatcaacttTTCCACCTGCatttcttaattcttttttacAGAGTTATGACATGATACTAAGCAGTGGTCTTCAAACctaattttctagaaaaaaggaaaaatgatgtCATGACAGATAAGAATTTGGTTTGAATTGACTATCATTCTCCCAGGTGTACACGTTTTTGCCATACACCATtgcaaaattctttttaaaaaatccaaatcttAGAGGCACCTGCTAGGAGAATTATGTTTTTTGATGGTTTGCTACTGTAAAGTGTGGTTTTTTCGAGTAAAAggatgtatatatatatgtgtataaatttgcatatataatacatatatacatCTACCACCCCCACCCTCCAAGGAGTTGGTCATAATGCTTCTCTCAAAATAAGGAGTGCAGGAATAGATTAGCATTTGGATTGGAAATCTCCCAGACATGTTTGGAATAGGTGCACTAAAGCTAGTGGAAAGATTCACCCTTCACTTTGAGTCCATACAAAGTCAGTTGTAGACATATTTAGACAGTGTATTACTTTGCTTAAAGTGataacattatttaaaaaggaTCAGCACTAATATCCCTAAACCTCCTCATAGAAGCACTAGGTTGTGAAGCTCAGTGTTCCCACAGTTACCTGAATTTGTGCAGGAGCCTCAGCTGAATTAGgaaacccagagctgctggagatgaGTGGTCCTGCCCATCAGTTTTGATTGTCCAGGCTTAGCTTTCTGCTTACTTTGTAGTGGGTCTAGTGCTCATTGGACTTTTCCGTGGTCTAATTTATGGTCCCATGTTCTTTCTGcactctctcttctctctgctctctgccctgctccctcagTTGGTTTTTGGCTTGCTTTGTGAGTTGAAGTCTTTAGGAGAGTACACAAGCACCAGGATCAGCATGAATGTGACATTAACAGTGCCATGTTAACTGAACAGCACAGTCTTCACTTACTTGTTTTATGCTGTCTCTTGAACTAGTTTTTATTATACAAAATGTAGATTTGTTAGTGCTTAAAGTCTTTTTAAGACCTGTGTAACCTGGAGAAGCTACTGTCAGACTTCTAAGTTGTCTTTGTAATGTGCAGATCTAAAACCTTAAAATACTCTGTATAATTTATGAGTTAATATTTTCATCATCCTTGCTGAATTTAGTGAGTGACTCAATAACTTTTCTGTTCCTTGTAGTTAGTATTACTCTACTACAGAATCTGTACCTGCTCTAAGACAAAAGCTTTTTTGCATGTGGTATGTTCAactgttttactttttactaTAGAAGTACTATTAATTTAAGGATCCACGTGAGGTCTTTCATTGAACTCTTAATTAGTGGTTACTAGTcattcaaaaataaagcaagaagaAGTATTTGTGTGTCTCCTTTGCCTTATTTTCTTGGAGATACTCTGGGGAGTTTTTTGTGCTCAGCCTGTTAGTAGTAACCCTTGTAATAATCATTTCATAACCCATGTAATAATTATTTCCTACTAATCCACACTCTTGAAGATGGTCCAACTTCCTTAGATGTGTGAAATTAAGAAGATTTATTTAGTATAGTTTTGATTTCTGTATAAACACCTTTTTTGATAACTACTGGTTTTATTAGAATTTGAATGTGATTTAGCACTGTTGCCCAACAAATAGCTTGTGTTTGttgattaatatttaaatatgctttATATACCAGCACagtatattttttctctatttttagaaagatgagaaaattattctttgaCGTGAATGTCacccatttttttaaatatccataatactttaagaatattttattaaaaattagttcAGTCAGAAAAGAACTCTAATATTTTCAGTGGAAGTGTGCTTTGTTAGTTTTGTCTATAGCAAGCTACTGCTTTGACAATTGTTTGTCAAAACGTTAGTTGTGTAATAGACTAGAAAATCTAAATGTTTCCTCAAATATTAGCTAAGACTAGCTGTTATGCCATAGTACTTACAGTGCACAAACCTTGCTGCATTTATTACTTTCTGTAGAACTGTCACATTAGCCTAACCAGTAACTGATTACTTATTAATggacttttgttttgttttgttttgtttttataggGTTCAAATGGTATTTTAACAGACTTCCTCAGTTTCTACACATTACCTTCAACAGTGATGCATCATCCTGTTCATAAAAGCCTCAAAGCTGCCTATTCCTTTTACAATATTCATACAGAGACTCCCCTGTTGGACTTAATGAATGATGCACTCATTATAGCTAAATTGGTAAGTTgtaggttgggttttttctgattCATTCATAAAAGTATTCATAGGAGTAGTGGCAAGGTAAGAACTGGAGTAATTTATCCATGCCAGTGCATTCAGTTTTACTCTTTGCAGCAGAGTGCAGTTGATGAGACACATACAATATATATATCAAAATATAAGGCAGTatgcttgtttctcttttttgagTGATGCTGGGGAATGACATATGCATTAAGTATTTGCAATAGCTTGAACTGTGGAAACACCCAAGGGCACACTGATGACCTTAGTCACTAAGTATCAGAAGAATGAAAAGTAtcactaaaataatttcccttgGAGATGAATTAATAAGTGCTatcaaatgcattttgcattttaaattttcttttattcctaaaaaaatgtataaatttatttataatttattctgAGGCTTGTTAACCCAGAAGCATTTCAGTAACTATTTGTCAGGGAAAACTCCTGGATAGTTACAGGGAATACAGGCTCCAGAATGATCCAAACTGAAGTTCAGAGACAGACTTTGAGAAGCTAGTATAATTTTCAGGAGTGGCTAAAAATACTGGTAATTATTCTTAAAAGTCAAGGTGGAAAAAGGTTGGTCTGAGTTAGAAgtgtggcacagggagctgtgtctggCCATTCTCTAGGGTGTGGGTGGGACAGATGAAGAGGCAGTTCCATGGTCTGACCACAAGGCTTTGCACTTTCCCCTGCATACATTTCTCTCTTAATGTGACATGCAGCTCTTTCCTTTTGAGTGGATCATCCTATATCCCTTGCAATACTGGGATTTAGACACCTGTGGATTTCTTAAGTACCTGCTGAGCTTGTAATGCATCATTAGATGCCTAATTATAGCTGCAGATCTGGCAGTTGAGTTTCACATGAGGAGAGGTAAGGCAGGGGAAGAGAGATGATAGCTCAGTCCTATTCACAGCCTTTTGTTTACAAACATACTGagtctggctgggatggagttaactTTGTTCCTAGCAGCCCATATGGTGCTGCACTTTGTCACTGAAGCAGGGCTGATAACACCAGCGTTTTGGTTGTTACTGAACAGTCCTTG
It includes:
- the NMT2 gene encoding glycylpeptide N-tetradecanoyltransferase 2, giving the protein MAEDSESAASQQSLELDDQDTCGIDGDNEEETEHAKGSPGGDLGAKKKKKKQKRKKEKPNSGGTKSDSASDSQEIKIQQPSKNPAIPMQKLQDIQRAMELLSACQGPAKNIDEATKRKYQFWDTQPVPKLNEVITSHGAIEPDKDNVRLEPYSLPQGFMWDTLDLSNAEVLKELYTLLNENYVEDDDNMFRFDYSPEFLLWALRPPGWLPQWHCGVRVSSNKKLVGFISAIPANIRIYDSVKKMVEINFLCVHKKLRSKRVAPVLIREITRRVNLEGIFQAVYTAGVVLPKPVATCRYWHRSLNPRKLVEVKFSHLSRNMTLQRTMKLYRLPDATKTSGLRPMEQKDTKAVQELINTYLKQFNLAPVMDEEEVAHWFLPRDHIIDTYVVEGSNGILTDFLSFYTLPSTVMHHPVHKSLKAAYSFYNIHTETPLLDLMNDALIIAKLKGFDVFNALDLMENKTFLEKLKFGIGDGNLQYYLYNWRCPGMESEKVGLVLQ